The following coding sequences are from one Humulus lupulus chromosome X, drHumLupu1.1, whole genome shotgun sequence window:
- the LOC133805336 gene encoding SWI/SNF complex subunit SWI3C isoform X1 produces MPASSPSFPSSSDGRGKWRKRRREPQINRRLKQEDEEDDEDEAVPDENLDQQQDREDDSEDGVQPNPQSGSSAPDPSSSSSHESEVSPDGAVRCSDFPPVMRRILNRPHPSVMAIVALERANEFGESKVQGQGSSLMFLENVSHGQLQALSAVPPDCPGLDQDRSDGGNSAYVVTPPPIMEGRGVVKRFGSRSHVVPMHSDWFSPATVHRLERQVVPHFFSGKAPDHTPEKYMECRNYVVAKYMENPEKRFTVSDFVGVIAGLETEDLSRIVRFLDHWGIINYCAAASSHEPWNSNSYLTEESNGEIHVPSAALKSIDSLIKFDKPKCKLKAADVYSSLSSHDNNVSDLDNRIRERLSENHCNSCSRPLPTVYYQSHKEVDIMLCSDCFHDGRYVIGHSSLDFTRMDSTKDYGDLDGESWTDQETLLLLEAVEMYNENWNEIAEHVGTKSKAQCILHFLRLPVEDGLLENIEVPGNPISSNMSNGAVHGQISANANGDSAGSCQQDADFESRFPFANSGNPVMSLVAFLASSVGPRVAAACAHASLAALSEDSSLSASENQLQKEGPGQSNRMNSEIMHGRDSGPQGEIANSVHHKENSTAVASRGQNEAGATPLSAEKVKAAAKAGLAAAATKAKLFADHEEREIQRLSANIINHQLKRLELKLKQFAEVETFLMKECEQVERTRQRLLAERSRFMATQMGASGITSSMSLPAAPSPSMVNNTGNNRQQIMSAPPSQPSISGYNNNNQPQQVHPHMPFRPRQQMFGMGPRLPLAAIQSPSSAPPNVMYNASGNPQPSMNHPMLRPVSGTSSGLG; encoded by the exons ATGCCagcttcttctccttctttcccTTCTTCTTCAG ATGGGCGGGGCAAATGGAGGAAGCGGCGGAGAGAACCCCAAATCAACCGGAGGCTGAAgcaggaagacgaggaggacgacgAAGACGAAGCCGTTCCCGATGAGAACCTTGACCAACAGCAAGACCGTGAGGACGATTCCGAGGATGGAGTCCAACCTAACCCTCAATCTGGCTCCTCCGCACCCGATccatcctcctcctcctctcaCGAGAGTGAGGTCTCTCCCGACGGTGCGGTTCGCTGTTCCGACTTCCCCCCAGTCATGAGGCGCATCTTGAATCGTCCTCACCCATCGGTCATGGCCATTGTCGCTTTGGAGCGAGCCAATGAGTTTGGGGAGAGCAAGGTTCAAGGTCAGGGAAGCTCTTTAATGTTTTTGGAGAATGTCTCGCACGGTCAGCTTCAGGCGTTGTCGGCTGTGCCTCCCGATTGCCCTGGTTTGGATCAGGATAGGTCCGATGGGGGGAATTCGGCTTATGTGGTCACTCCGCCTCCGATTATGGAAGGCCGCGGCGTTGTGAAGCGTTTTGGGAGTCGGTCTCATGTCGTTCCAATGCATTCGG ATTGGTTTTCACCTGCCACAGTGCATAGACTAGAGAGACAAGTGGTGCCACATTTTTTCTCAGGGAAAGCACCAGACCATACTCCTGAGAAATACATGGAATGTAGGAACTATGTTGTTGCCAAATACATGGAGAATCCAGAAAAACGGTTCACTGTATCTGATTTCGTGGGAGTGATAGCTGGTCTTGAAACTGAAGATTTAAGTCGAATAGTTCGGTTTCTTGATCACTGgggaataattaattattgtgcTGCTGCATCAAGTCATGAGCCATGGAATAGCAATTCCTACTTAACGGAGGAGTCAAATGGTGAGATTCATGTGCCATCAGCTGCGTTAAAGTCCATTGATAGTTTAATCAAGTTTGACAAGCCCAAATGTAAGCTCAAGGCAGCAGATGTTTATTCATCGCTGTCAAGTCATGACAACAATGTCTCTGACCTGGACAACAGAATTCGTGAGCGTTTATCTGAAAATCATTGCAATAGTTGTTCTCGGCCTCTACCCACTGTATACTATCAGtcacacaaggag GTGGATATAATGCTATGCTCTGATTGTTTTCATGATGGGAGGTATGTGATTGGTCACTCAAGCTTAGATTTTACGAGGATGGATTCAACAAAAGATTATGGCGATCTAGATGGGGAAAGTTGGACAGATCAAGAAACGTTATTGTTACTTGAGGCAGTGGAAATGTACAATGAGAACTGGAATGAAATTGCAGAGCATGTTGGAACTAAGTCCAAAGCCCAATGCATTCTTCATTTCCTCCGCCTGCCCGTGGAAGATGGCCTTCTGGAAAATATTGAAGTTCCCGGGAATCCTATATCATCCAATATGTCAAATGGAGCTGTTCATGGACAAATAAGTGCAAATGCAAATGGGGATTCAGCAG GATCATGCCAACAAGATGCTGATTTTGAAAGCAGATTCCCTTTTGCCAATTCTGGGAATCCGGTCATGTCCCTG GTTGCTTTTCTTGCCTCTTCTGTTGGCCCAAGAGTTGCTGCAGCTTGTGCACATGCATCCTTGGCAGCATTGTCTGAGGACAGTAGTTTATCTGCTTCCGAGAACCAGTTACAGAAGGAAGGACCAGGACAGAGTAATAG GATGAACTCAGAGATTATGCATGGTAGAGATAGTGGCCCTCAGGGGGAGATTGCAAATTCAGTTCACCATAAAG AGAACTCGACAGCTGTTGCTTCAAGGGGTCAAAATGAGGCAGGGGCTACTCCGTTATCAGCAGAAAAGGTTAAAGCTGCTGCTAAAGCTGGCTTGGCTGCTGCAGCAACAAAGGCAAAACTGTTTGCAGATCATGAAGAACGGGAAATCCAGAGACTCTCTGCCAATATTATAAATCATCAG CTGAAGCGATTAGAGCTGAAGTTAAAGCAATTTGCCGAAGTGGAAACATTCCTAATGAAAGAATGCGAACAAGTGGAGAGGACAAGGCAGAGACTTTTGGCTGAGCGATCTCGTTTTATGGCAACACAGATGGGAGCTAGCGGGATCACTTCTTCTATGAGTCTACCAGCAGCACCTAGTCCTTCCATGGTTAACAACACAGGTAACAATAGGCAACAAATTATGTCAGCCCCACCTTCACAGCCGAGCATATCAGgatacaacaacaacaaccaaccACAACAGGTTCATCCCCACATGCCATTCAGGCCTCGGCAGCAAATGTTTGGCATGGGTCCAAGGCTGCCGCTTGCTGCCATACAGTCACCATCATCTGCTCCTCCAAATGTCATGTACAATGCCTCTGGGAATCCCCAACCTAGTATGAATCATCCGATGTTAAGGCCAGTATCTGGTACTAGCTCTGGTTTGGGTTGA
- the LOC133805336 gene encoding SWI/SNF complex subunit SWI3C isoform X2, which translates to MPASSPSFPSSSDGRGKWRKRRREPQINRRLKQEDEEDDEDEAVPDENLDQQQDREDDSEDGVQPNPQSGSSAPDPSSSSSHESEVSPDGAVRCSDFPPVMRRILNRPHPSVMAIVALERANEFGESKVQGQGSSLMFLENVSHGQLQALSAVPPDCPGLDQDRSDGGNSAYVVTPPPIMEGRGVVKRFGSRSHVVPMHSDWFSPATVHRLERQVVPHFFSGKAPDHTPEKYMECRNYVVAKYMENPEKRFTVSDFVGVIAGLETEDLSRIVRFLDHWGIINYCAAASSHEPWNSNSYLTEESNGEIHVPSAALKSIDSLIKFDKPKCKLKAADVYSSLSSHDNNVSDLDNRIRERLSENHCNSCSRPLPTVYYQSHKEVDIMLCSDCFHDGRYVIGHSSLDFTRMDSTKDYGDLDGESWTDQETLLLLEAVEMYNENWNEIAEHVGTKSKAQCILHFLRLPVEDGLLENIEVPGNPISSNMSNGAVHGQISANANGDSAGSCQQDADFESRFPFANSGNPVMSLVAFLASSVGPRVAAACAHASLAALSEDSSLSASENQLQKEGPGQSNRMNSEIMHGRDSGPQGEIANSVHHKAVASRGQNEAGATPLSAEKVKAAAKAGLAAAATKAKLFADHEEREIQRLSANIINHQLKRLELKLKQFAEVETFLMKECEQVERTRQRLLAERSRFMATQMGASGITSSMSLPAAPSPSMVNNTGNNRQQIMSAPPSQPSISGYNNNNQPQQVHPHMPFRPRQQMFGMGPRLPLAAIQSPSSAPPNVMYNASGNPQPSMNHPMLRPVSGTSSGLG; encoded by the exons ATGCCagcttcttctccttctttcccTTCTTCTTCAG ATGGGCGGGGCAAATGGAGGAAGCGGCGGAGAGAACCCCAAATCAACCGGAGGCTGAAgcaggaagacgaggaggacgacgAAGACGAAGCCGTTCCCGATGAGAACCTTGACCAACAGCAAGACCGTGAGGACGATTCCGAGGATGGAGTCCAACCTAACCCTCAATCTGGCTCCTCCGCACCCGATccatcctcctcctcctctcaCGAGAGTGAGGTCTCTCCCGACGGTGCGGTTCGCTGTTCCGACTTCCCCCCAGTCATGAGGCGCATCTTGAATCGTCCTCACCCATCGGTCATGGCCATTGTCGCTTTGGAGCGAGCCAATGAGTTTGGGGAGAGCAAGGTTCAAGGTCAGGGAAGCTCTTTAATGTTTTTGGAGAATGTCTCGCACGGTCAGCTTCAGGCGTTGTCGGCTGTGCCTCCCGATTGCCCTGGTTTGGATCAGGATAGGTCCGATGGGGGGAATTCGGCTTATGTGGTCACTCCGCCTCCGATTATGGAAGGCCGCGGCGTTGTGAAGCGTTTTGGGAGTCGGTCTCATGTCGTTCCAATGCATTCGG ATTGGTTTTCACCTGCCACAGTGCATAGACTAGAGAGACAAGTGGTGCCACATTTTTTCTCAGGGAAAGCACCAGACCATACTCCTGAGAAATACATGGAATGTAGGAACTATGTTGTTGCCAAATACATGGAGAATCCAGAAAAACGGTTCACTGTATCTGATTTCGTGGGAGTGATAGCTGGTCTTGAAACTGAAGATTTAAGTCGAATAGTTCGGTTTCTTGATCACTGgggaataattaattattgtgcTGCTGCATCAAGTCATGAGCCATGGAATAGCAATTCCTACTTAACGGAGGAGTCAAATGGTGAGATTCATGTGCCATCAGCTGCGTTAAAGTCCATTGATAGTTTAATCAAGTTTGACAAGCCCAAATGTAAGCTCAAGGCAGCAGATGTTTATTCATCGCTGTCAAGTCATGACAACAATGTCTCTGACCTGGACAACAGAATTCGTGAGCGTTTATCTGAAAATCATTGCAATAGTTGTTCTCGGCCTCTACCCACTGTATACTATCAGtcacacaaggag GTGGATATAATGCTATGCTCTGATTGTTTTCATGATGGGAGGTATGTGATTGGTCACTCAAGCTTAGATTTTACGAGGATGGATTCAACAAAAGATTATGGCGATCTAGATGGGGAAAGTTGGACAGATCAAGAAACGTTATTGTTACTTGAGGCAGTGGAAATGTACAATGAGAACTGGAATGAAATTGCAGAGCATGTTGGAACTAAGTCCAAAGCCCAATGCATTCTTCATTTCCTCCGCCTGCCCGTGGAAGATGGCCTTCTGGAAAATATTGAAGTTCCCGGGAATCCTATATCATCCAATATGTCAAATGGAGCTGTTCATGGACAAATAAGTGCAAATGCAAATGGGGATTCAGCAG GATCATGCCAACAAGATGCTGATTTTGAAAGCAGATTCCCTTTTGCCAATTCTGGGAATCCGGTCATGTCCCTG GTTGCTTTTCTTGCCTCTTCTGTTGGCCCAAGAGTTGCTGCAGCTTGTGCACATGCATCCTTGGCAGCATTGTCTGAGGACAGTAGTTTATCTGCTTCCGAGAACCAGTTACAGAAGGAAGGACCAGGACAGAGTAATAG GATGAACTCAGAGATTATGCATGGTAGAGATAGTGGCCCTCAGGGGGAGATTGCAAATTCAGTTCACCATAAAG CTGTTGCTTCAAGGGGTCAAAATGAGGCAGGGGCTACTCCGTTATCAGCAGAAAAGGTTAAAGCTGCTGCTAAAGCTGGCTTGGCTGCTGCAGCAACAAAGGCAAAACTGTTTGCAGATCATGAAGAACGGGAAATCCAGAGACTCTCTGCCAATATTATAAATCATCAG CTGAAGCGATTAGAGCTGAAGTTAAAGCAATTTGCCGAAGTGGAAACATTCCTAATGAAAGAATGCGAACAAGTGGAGAGGACAAGGCAGAGACTTTTGGCTGAGCGATCTCGTTTTATGGCAACACAGATGGGAGCTAGCGGGATCACTTCTTCTATGAGTCTACCAGCAGCACCTAGTCCTTCCATGGTTAACAACACAGGTAACAATAGGCAACAAATTATGTCAGCCCCACCTTCACAGCCGAGCATATCAGgatacaacaacaacaaccaaccACAACAGGTTCATCCCCACATGCCATTCAGGCCTCGGCAGCAAATGTTTGGCATGGGTCCAAGGCTGCCGCTTGCTGCCATACAGTCACCATCATCTGCTCCTCCAAATGTCATGTACAATGCCTCTGGGAATCCCCAACCTAGTATGAATCATCCGATGTTAAGGCCAGTATCTGGTACTAGCTCTGGTTTGGGTTGA